CGGGATCGGCGACGTCGGCAGCGGCGACGTGTACGCCTCGCTGGACGCCGACGGGCTGGTCTTCTACGACCTCACCAGCTGGGCCTGGCTGCACGTGGCGAGCGGGGTGCTGCTGGTGGTGACCGGTCTGGCCGTCGCCTCCGGTCGACGCCGGTGGGTCACGGCCGCCCTGGTGGTCGGGGCGGTGGTCGTCGTCGTCCACCTGCTGTTCGCGCCCTACCACCCGATCGAGGCGTTGATCGTGGTGGGCCTGACCCTGGCCGCCGCGCGGCTGGTCGTCCGGCACCGCCGCGCCGAGCGGCGGGATCCACCGGTCAGGACGGCTGGCAGACCCTCCCGGTGAAGGACGGGTCCGGTTGCCGCCGGCCGTCCCACGCCGGGTTGAGCCGGATGGCCAGCGGGGGTGCCTGCCAGCCCGCGCCGAGCTGCTGGAGCAGCGGATACTCCCGGCGTTGCCGACTCTCCGGCACTCCGGCCAGGAAGTGGACCAGCCGGTCCTGGACCAGCGACCGGCCCAGCAGCCCGCCGTGCACCCCGGGCATCTGGAAGACCGGGATGCCGGTGTACTCGCCGGGCGGAGCCTCGGTGGCCGTGGTGGTCGGCAGGAAGGCCAACATCCGGACGCCCGGCACCGGGCACATCAACTGATTGCGGTAGAAGGGCGCGTCGTCCAGCAGCGACCGGATGAACGGATCGTCCGGCCCGCTGTCGTCGACCCCGACCAGCCTGATCGCCCCGAGCAGGGCGCGAAGCTGCCAGCCGGTGACCACGCCCCAGCCCCGGTCCGCGCCGGGCGGCGGGTAGTAGGCCCGCCCCGCGTCGATCAACGGGCTGAACATGACCAGGGTGTCCACCGCCGGGTGCGGACGCTGTGCGAGGTAGGTGCGGGCCAGCATCGCCCCCTCGCTCTCCCCGATCAGGGCGACCGGCCGGCCGGTACGCCGGTGCAGCCGGTCCACCTGGTTCTCCAGCAGGGCGGCACCGCTCTCCAGCGACCGGGTGGTGTCCACCGGCCGGTACGGCAGCGGCCGACCGTCCCCGGCCAGCCCCCGGTAGGAGAACCGTTCCACGTTCGGGTCGACCGGTGCCGCCCCGTCGTAGGCGGAGCCGTGCCCGGCGAGGACGATCACCGCGTGCCTGACGTCCGGTGGCAGCCGCTGCCCGAGCACCACCTGTTCGATCGTCACCCCGGCCGGGACGACCTGCACCAGCGCCGGGATGGCCAGCGGCACGGCGAGGGCCAGCAGAACCGCGATCGGGGTGACCGGCACCCGGCTCCACCGCACCCGGGGCGTCTGCACGGCCACGTGCACGGTGCGTTCCCACAGCAGCCCGTTGGCCACTCCGGCGAGCAGCGCGACCGGCACCGTCCACCAGCCGGGGACGCTCCAGCACAGCGCGCCGGCCACGGTGATCACCACGAGGTTCAGCAGGGACCAGCCGACCAGGGCGATCGACGGCAGCCCGCGCCACCACGGCGCGACCACGGCGGCCCGTTGCAGGAACGGCGCGAGCAGGAACATCGGCAGCAGCGAGGCGAGCAGCACCCAGGAGAGCGCGACCACCGAGGCGGCCACCGAGATCAGCGCCCACGGCGCGACCAGCACGGTGACCACCGCGGACAGTCCGAGGTTGCGTACGAGCAGCCGGCGCAGGCGGGGTCGGGCCACCCCGGCGGGCCAGGCGAGCGCCACCAGCCCGGTGGTGAGCACCCCACGGAACCCGACCAACAGCAGCAGCACGGCCAGGAAGTCGGGCCACGAGTCGTGGTAGACGTACAGCCAGCGCAGGTCGTGATAGGTGTCGTACGGCCAGACGGCGGTGACCTGGGAGGACAACCCCTCGGCGGCGACGAACCCTAGGCGGACCAGCACCACCGCCTCGATCGCCGGTGGCACGGCGGCCAGGGCGCACAGCGCCAGCAGCCGGGGTCGCGGTCGGTGCACGCCCTCTCCTCACCGGGTGACCAGGGTTCCACCAGCAGGTTCCCCCGCCCGACGACCGCGTGTCGGTGATACCGCCGATCTACCGCCGACCGGCTTGCCGCTCGTCCCCCCGATGGCGGGTCGTCGCGCGTTGCTGGAGGCCGGCGAGCCGCAGCGCGATCCGGCGGCGCACCGGCGGCATCCCCGACACCGCGTGCAGCGCCAGGTCCCGCAGCGGCCGGCCGGCGGGCGGCAGGGTGGCCAGCCGGGTCAGCCGGGCGGCGAAGCCGACGACCTCCTCGGCGAGCGGTCGACGACTGGCCGCGTAGTCGTCCAGCAGGGTGTCGGGGTGACCGGCGAGGACCCCGCCGAGGGCGGCCCCGAGGGCCACCGCGTCGCAGATGCCGAGGTTCATCCCCTGCCCACCGGCCGGGCTGTGCACGTGCGCGGCGTCCCCGGCGAGCAGCACCCGGCCGCGCCGGTAGCGGTCGGCGATCCGGTGGTGGACGCGGAACCGGGAACTCCAGAGCACGTCGGTCAGCCGGTCCGGCCGCCGGGTCGGGCCGCGCTCGTCGAGCAGCGCCTGGAGCCGGGCGGCGTCCGGGTCGCGGGGCGCGTCGGCGACGGCGGCGACCAGCCGGACCACGCCGTCCGGCAGGGGTGCCCACACCAGCGGACCCGGCCGGGCGAGGAAGAGCGCGACCTCGTCGCGGGGGAGCGCACTGCTCACCCGGACGTCGGCGAGCAGGAACGACTCGCCCACGTCGGCCGGCCCACCGAAACCGATGCCGGCCAGGTCACGGACGGTGCTGTGCATGCCGTCCGCGCCGACCACCCAGCGGGCCCGCACGCTCGTCCCGTCGGCGAAGCCGGCGACCGCCCGGTCGCCGTCGTGGTCCAGGCCGGTGAGCTGGTACGGCCGGTGCACCTGCCCGCCGAGGGCGGCCAGCCGCTCGGTGAGCACCGCCTCGGTCACCGACTGGGAGACCAGCAGCGCGTACGGGTACGTCGACGGCAGGTCCCCGAAGCCGAGGGTGAGCAGCACCCGGTCGCGGTCCCGCACGGTGAAGCGCGCCGCCCGCAGTCCCCGGGCCACCAGCGGCGCGGTGACGCCGATCCGGTCCAACACCTCCAGCGTGTACGCGTGCACGACGGCGGCCCGGGAGGTGACCGGCGGTACGGACGCCCGGTCGACCACGGTCACCTCGACGCCCTGTCGGGCGAGGGTGGCCGCGACGGTCAGTCCGGTCGGGCCGGCTCCCACCACCAGGACGTCGGTCTGCGCGGGCAGCGTCTCCCACCTCCGTTGCCAACAAACGTTTGCCAACACTTGTTGGCAACGGTAGGCCGGGTGGACACCGGAGGTCAACGCCTGTTGGCATAGAGTCGGGGACATGACTGCCCGCCGATCCGACGCCACCCGGGCCGCGATCCTGACCGCGGCCCGGCAGCGGTTCGCCGCCGACGGATACGAGCGGGCCACCATCCGGGCCATCGCCGCCGACGCCAGGATCGACCCGTCCATGGTGATGCGCTACTACGGCAGCAAGGAGGGGTTGTTCGCGGCGGCCGCCGAGTTCGACCTGCGGCTGCCGGACCTCACCGACCAGCCCACCGACCAGCTCGGTGAGGTGCTGGTCCGGCACTTCCTCGACCGCTGGGAGGGCGACGGGACGCTGGTCGCGCTGCTGCGTACCGCCGCCACCAACCAGGGTGCGGCCGACCGGATGCGGGCGGTCTTCACCGACCAGCTCGGCGCGGCGGTGGCCGCCGTCGTACCCGATCCGGCGCAGGCGCCCCGGCGGGCCGGTCTGGTCGCCAGCCAGATGCTCGGCCTGGCGCTGACCCGGTACGTGCTGCGCCTGCCCCCGGTCGTCGACACCCCGCCGGCCGACCTGGTCACCTGGCTGGCCCCCACCGTCCACCGCTACCTCCGCGCCCCCACCTGACCCCGGCCGGCCGGGCCGGGGCGGGTGGTCAGCCGGCCAGGCCGCCCGGCTGGTCGCCCCGGACCACGGGAGCGCGGACCAGGTTGCCCCACTCGGTCCACGAGCCGTCGTAGTTGCGCACCTGCGGGAAGCCCAGCAGGTGGTGCAGGACGAACCAGGTGTGGCTGGACCGCTCACCGATCCGGCAGTACGCCACCACGTCGTCGGCCGGGCTCAGTCCGAGCTGGTCGGTGTAGATCGCCCGCAGCTCGTCGGCCGACTTGAAGGTGCCGTCGTCGTTGGCGGCGGACTTCCACGGCTTGCTGACCGCGCCCGGGATGTGCCCGCCGCGCAGCGCCCCCTCCTGCGGGTAGTCCGGCATGTGCAGCATCTCGCCCGTGTACTCGCCCGGCGACCGCACGTCGACCAGCGGCCGGCCCGCCGCCACGTGCGCCATCACCTGCTCCCGGTACGCCCGGACCGGCGCGTCGTTGCGCTGCGGCACCGGATAGTCGGCGCGCGGCCGGACCGTCTTCTCCCGGGTCAGCTCACGCCCCTCGGCGATCCACTTCTGCCGGCCGCCGTCGAGCAGCCGCACGTCGGCATGACCGAACAGGGTGAACACCCACAGCGCGTACGCGGCCCACCAGTTGAAGTTGTCGCCGTAGAAGACGACCGTGTCGTCCCGGCCGATGCCCTTGGCCGCGCACAGCTCGGCGAAGCTCTCCGCGTCCAGGTAGTCCCGGGTGACCTGGTCGTTCAGCTCGGTGTGCCAGTCGACCTTGACGGCCCCCGGGAGGTGACCGGTGTCATAGAGCAGCACGTCCTCGTCGGATTCGACCACGACGAGACCCTCGTCGCCGAGGTGCTCGGCCAGCCACTCGGTGGTGACCAGCCGCTGCGGGTCGGCGTAGGACTGGAGGCGGGGATGCGGATCACTCGGCACAGACATGATCCCCAAGTTACGCCGGTGTCCGTGGCACCGACCGCCCAACGGGCCCGCCCCGGCCCCGGTCGCGTCCCGATCGCCCCGGTCCCCGGCCCGCCTTGGCCCGCTTTGGCCCCGGCCCCGGTCCGCATGGTCCCGGTCCGCTCGGCGCGGCACCGGCACCGCGCCGCCGGGACGGTCAGGCTCGGCGGTGTACCAGGCGACCGGCGACGATCGTGGCGAGACAGCGGCCGTCGTCGGCGAAGACGGCCAGGTCGGCCCGGTCACCGGCGGCCAGCACGGGGGGCCGGGCCACGTCGAGGACGGCGACGTCGTTGCGGGTCACCGCCGCCCGTACCGCCGGGTCGGTGAGATGGGCGGCGAGCACCGCGCCGACGCCGACCCGGAGCAGGGCGTGCACCCGTTCGCGCGGGCTGGGGGCCGGCGGCAGCGGCCCGTCGTGCACCAGTGCCGGCCCGAGGGTGCCGGGCCACCGCCGCACCCGCACCATCGGGTACGCCTGCGTCAGTTCCTCGACCGGGCCGAGCGCCTCGATCCGGTCACCGTCGACCAGCACCGCCCAGCCCGGCAACGGTCCGCCGTCGTCGACGGTGCGGCGCAACAGCGGGGCGGTGTGGAGGGTGTGCACGGTCAGTCGACGACGGGGCCGAGGATCGGGCGCTTGGCGGTGACCGTGTCGCCGGAGGACCGGCCGGTGAGTCGGCGGGTGATCCACGGGGCCAGGTGCCGGCCGACCCAGCTCAGGTCGGCGGCGCGGGCGCTGAGCCACGGGGTGGCGGCCGGGTGCTCCGGCACCATCAGCCACTCCTCGTCGCAGCCCACGCCGAGCGCGGTCAGCACCTGGGCGGCGACCCGCCGGTGCCCGGCGGCGGACAGGTGCAGCCGGTCGGGGCTCCAGAGCATCGGGTTGAGCCGGTACGTGTCGTCGGTGAACAGGTCGATCAGGATCGCGCCGTGCCGCTCGGCGATCTCACCGATGATCCGGTTGATCAGCGCGATCCGGGGGGAGACGAGGCGCTGGCCGGGCAGCCGGGCCAGCACGTCGGCGAACCGGAAGAGGATCACGTCGGCACCACCGGACCGCAGCCGGCCCACCACGGCGTCGAACCGGGTGGCCAGCGCGTCCGGGTCGAAGGTGCGTCGCAGCACGTCGTTCCCGCCGGCCGCGAAGCTGATCAGGTCGGGCTTCATGGCGAGCGCGGCGGGCACCTGCTCGGCGACGACACTCGGGAAGAGCCGACCCCGGATCGCCAGGTTCGCGTAGCCGAACTCCGGGCCGACCTCGGCGGCCAGCCGGGTCGCCACCAGGTCCGCCCAGCCCCGGTAGGTGCCGTCGGGGTACGCGTCGTCCATGCCCTCGGTGAAGCTGTCCCCGACCGCCACGAAGCTCCGCCAGCGCACGCCGCCCCCCTCATGCCTTCGTTTCCTGCGGCGACCAGTCTGTCACCGGCCGGTCCCGGGCCACCGCCGCCCACCACCCGAACGTGGCCCAGGTCATCGACGCCCGCCGCACCCTTGATCCACTCACCTGCCGCACCGTTGATCCACCCACGGGCGATGTCGATCCCGGCCCGGCCCGGCCACCCCGACCGGCCCGGCCAGCTCAGTCCGGCGGGGGTGGGGTGGCCGGTCGCCGACGGTAGGGCACCCAGGCGACGAAGCGCTCGAACAGGTCACGGGGCGTCGGCCCGTCCTGCGGGTTCAGCCGGAACAGGTCGTGGCTCGCCTCGTGATAGAGCCCCGACAGATAGACGGCCAGGTCGACGAGGTGTGCGTCGTACTCGATGCGGAGCAGGAGCCGGGCCTCGGCGCACGGCCACGGGCCGCCGCAGGCCCGGCACACCCACAGCGGTCGCAGCGGCAGGTGCGGTGGGCAGCCCGGCGGGTGGGAGCGGGGCCGGTCGGCATACGGGCCGAGGCGGGGCACCGGAAAGCGACGGGAGTTCACCGGTCTCGACCTCCTGATGGCGGTGGGGACGGGGCCGCCCCTGCACGGGGGGTCACGGGCGGCCCCGCAGCGGGCCGGACGGAAGGCGACCCGCTGGTGACATTCTGGTGATGGCACCACTACTGTCGGAAGGCATCGACGCCGGCCCGGGTGAGGTCGGGTCGACGGGGAGGGCCGCCCGGTCGGACCGGGGAGGCGGCCGGGACAACCGTGGAGGACGTGTGGAAAGTGAACCGACCGCCGAGCTGATCCGGGCACAACTGCGCAGACTGCGGCTGCACGCGGAGCTGAGCCAGGAGGAGTTCGGCAAGCTGGTCCACTTCTCCGGCTCCCAGATCTCGGCCATCGAGCTGGGCCAACGCCCGTTCGACAGGCTGTTCCTGAAGCGGGCGGACGAGGTCCTGACGACCGGCGGGCTGCTCACCTCGCTGCTCAGGCTGGCCGAGCGCTACTCGCAACCGAACTGGTTCCGGCCCTGGCTGGAGGCCGAACGCCAGGCACAGCAGCTCTGGTGCTACCACCCGACGCTCGTCCCGGGTCTGTTGCAGACGGAGAACTACGCCCGTGCGGTGATCCGGGCCGACGACATGCTCAGTGACGACGAGGTGGAGCGACGGCTCGCGGTCCGACTGGACCGGCAGAACGTGCTCACTCGTTCGCAGCCGCCGAAGCTGATCGCGGTGATCGAGGAGGCGGTGCTCCGGCGCGCGGACGAGAGCTTCCGGGGCCTGATGGTGCAGCAGATCGCCCACCTGCTGGAGTGCATCGACCAGCCGAACGTCAGCATCCACGTGATACCCGCCGAGGTCAGCACCCACGTCGGTCTCGCCGGCCCGTTCACGCTGGCGCTCGGCAACGACAGCGGTTGGGTGGGTTATCTGGAGAATCAGCTCGATGGCACCACGATCGACAAGGACGGTGAGCTGACTATCCTGATCGCTCGGTGGGAGAGCGTCCGCAGCGAGGCCCTGCCGCACAACCAGTCGGCACTGCTGATGAAGGAAGTGATGACGTCATGGAGCTGACCGGTGCCACCTGGCGCAAGTCCACCCGCAGCGGCAACAGCGAGTGCGTCGAGGTCGCCGACGGTCTACCCGGCGTCGTCGGGGTGCGTGACAGCAAGGACCCGACCGGTCCCGTCCTCACCTTCGACCGCCGGGCCTGGCGGTCCTTCGTCGCCGCCACCGGCAACGGTGTCGGCACCCGCTGACCCACCCCGGCCCGCCACGTCGGGAGCGTGCGGCTAGGGCAGGCGGTAGACGGAGACGTGGGAGCGGGATTCGGCGGTGAACTCGCTCCCGGCCCAGTCCGCGTGCCGGCTCTCCAGCGTGAACCCGGCGAGCTGCGCCATCAGGTCCAGCTCGGCGGGCCAGACGTAGCGGTGCGGGGTACGGAACAGCTCCGCCTGCCGGCTGTCGGCGAACCGGAAGTGGTGCGACACCAGGTGCTGGTTCAGCACGTCGTAGGTGTCCACCCCGAGGTAGCCGGGTTCGGAGTGCCAGACCACCGCCTGCTGCCCGGGTGGAAGTTTGCGCAGCTCGGGCACCCACAGCTCGATGACGAACCGGCCACCCTCGCCGAGGTGCCGGGCGGCGTTGCGGAAGCACGCCACCTGCTCGGCCTGGGTGAGCAGGTTGGCGACCGTGTTGTAGACCAGATAGACCAGTGAGTATTCGCCCGGGGCGACGGCGGTGGCCATGTCACCGGCGACCACCGGGATGGTCTGTGCGTCCGCCTTGGTGCGGAGCTGCGCGATCATCGGGGCGGACAGTTCGATCCCGGTCACCGGCACCCCCCGGGCGGCGAGCGGAACGGCCACCCGGCCGGTGCCGATGGCGAACTCCAGCGCCGGCCCGTCCCCCGCGAGGGCGGCGAGCCGGTCCACCGTCGGCCCCAGCACCTCGGCCGCGAACATCCCGGTGCCCGGCGTGTCGTAGTGCCGAGCAGCCTCGGCGTCCCAGATCTCATCCTGCCGCATGCCATCGATGCTCAGCAATCCGGAACCCCCTGTCCACCGATTTCCCGCCCCACCCCACCCTCCCGCCCCGCACCCGGTCCCAGCCCAGCCCAGCCCCGGTCCCGGCCCCGGCCCCGGTCCCATCCCCGGCCCCGGTCCCGGTCCCGGTCCCATCCCCGGTCCCCGACGCCGCCCCGACCCCCGGGCCCGCTCCCGCGGGGGCCTTGTCGTCGTTGACCAAGAGGTTTGTGTGACGAGTCGGCCCGAACTCTGACGTAAACCTCTTGATCAACGCGATCCGGGCACGCGGAGGTGCCCGGGAGGGGGATCCGGGGGATGAGTTTCGGGGCGGGTTCGTGGGAACGGGGTGTAGCGCACGCGCCACGGGGTACCGGAGTGGGATCGACCACGGGTGTTGTACGGAGGGCTGCCATGTACCGGGTCAGTGACGTGATGACGAAGCAGGTGGTCTACCTCGCGGTGGAGACCACACTGGACGAGGCGGCCAGGGTGATGAAGGAGGCCGACATCGGGGACGTGGTGGTCACCGACGGCTCGACGCTGGCGGGCCTGCTGACCGACCGGGACATCGTGGTCCGGGCGGTCGCCGAGTGCAGCGATCCGACCACCACCACCATCGGTTCCATCATCACCCGGGAGGTGGTGATGATCGAGCAGCACGCCACGGCGGGTGAGGCGGTGGCGTTGATGCGTGAGCGCAACATCCGGCGGATCCTGGTCTGCGACAACGAGCGCAAGCTCGTCGGCATCGTCTCCCTGGGCGACCTGGCGATGCAGCTCGACCCCAGCTCGGCGCTGGCCGACATCAGCGAGGCCGCCCCCAACAGCTGAGCGACGAGGGGCACGGGCCGTGGTCGCGCCGGGGCGGCGGTAGCCTGGCGGGATGTCCGAGATGCCGACGAGACTGGCCGAGATCGTCGAGGAGTTCGCCGACGCCCCCCGCGACGTGGTGCTGGAGATGCTGCTGGAGTACGCCGACGTAATCCCGCCGCTGCCCGCCGGGGTGGACCGCGACGATCTGGAACAGGTCCCCGAGTGCCAGACGGCGTTCTTCCTGAAGGCCGAGGTCAACCCGGACGGCACGGTGACCACCGTGTTCGACTGTCCGCCGGAGGCGCCCACCACCCGGGCCTTCGCCGGCATCCTCGCCGAGGGGCTGGCCGGAGCGAGCGCCGAGCAGGTGCTGGCCGTCCCGGACGATCTCTACCAGCGGATGGGACTGGCCCAGGCGATCAGCCCACTGCGGGTGCGCGGCGGCACGGCGATCCTGACCCGGCTCAAGCGGCAGGTTCGGGAACAAGCCGGCTGAGCTGCGGGTTGTCTCCGATCATGGAGATCGAGATCTACGCCGACGTGGTCTGCCCCTGGTGCTACATCGGCAAGCGCCGCCTCGAACAGGCCCTGGCGTCGTACGACGGTGAGGTGACCGTCCGGTACCGGCCGTTCCAGCTCGACCCGACGCCGGTGACCGCGCCGCAGCCGCTGCTCGACGCGCTGGCCGCGAAGTTCGGTGGCCGGGAGCGGGCCGAGCAGATGGCCGGCCAGGTGACCCGGGTGGCCGCCGGGGTGGGGCTGACCCTGAACTTCGACCGGGCGGTGAGCGCCAACACCTTCGACGCGCACCGGCTCGTCCGCTTCGCCGACGGTCACGGTCGGGCAGGTGAGCTGGTCGAGGCGCTCTACCGGGCGCACTTCACCGACGGGGTCGACGTCGGGTCGCCGTCGGCGCTGGTCACGCTGGCCACCTCGGCCGGTCTGGACGAGACCGAGGTACGCGACCACCTGGCGTCCGACGCGGGCCGGCGCGAGGTGGCCGCCGACCTGGCCGCCGCCCACCAGCTCGGGGTGAGCAGCGTGCCGACCTTCGTGCTCGCCGGCAAGTACGGCGTCACCGGGGCGCAGGAGCCGGAGACCCTGCTCGCCGCCCTGACCGAGGTCGCCCAGCGCGAGTCCACCCCCTGACGCCGGGCGACCCCGACCGACAGCCGGCGGGCAGGCAGGCGTCGACGGATGCCATGTTTCACGTGCAACAACATTGACGAATATCGTTGACTAGACCGGCCGGGCCAGGCCCTCCACCACCCGCGCGCCCGGCAACGCGCCGAGCGCCGGCCCGGGGAGGGCGATCTTGCTGTGCCGTACGCCGGAGCCGATGATCACGTGCGGGGTGGCGATCACCCGGGCGTCGACCAGGATCGGCCAGGACTCCGGCAGCCCGATCGGGGTGATCCCGCCGTACTCCATCCCGGTCGACTCGACCGCCTCGGCCATCGGGGCGAAGCTCGCCTTGCGGACGTCCAACGCCCGGCGGGCCACCCCGTTGACGTCGACCCGGGTGGTGGCGAGCACCACGCAGGCGGCGTACCGGATCTCGCCCTCCCGCTTACCGGCGATCACCACGCAGTTCGCCGAGACGTCCAGCCCCACCTCGTACGCCGCGCAGAAGGCCGCCGTGTCGGCGAGCGTGGCGTCGATCGGCGCGACCAGTACCGCGTCGACGTCGACGGGGGCCTCTGCCGGCCACTGCGCCAGCGCGGTGGCCACCGGCGGAGCCAGCAGGTCGACGCGGTTCCGGGCGGGCTCGGTCTGCAACGTTCCCATCACGGCAGCGATCCTCGCACCCCACTCCGCGCGCCGCCCACCGGGCCACGCCCGCAGGTCGGACCGTCCGCCCGCAGGTAGGACCGTCCACCCCCAGGCCGGACCGTCCACCTATAGGTCAGGCCGTCCCGGTCCGGCCGGTCAGTTGCCACCCAGGAAGGAGTTCTCCCGCAGGAAGGCCCGGTCGTCGGCTGACGCGGACCGGGCCACCCGCAGCGACTGCGGCCGGCGGGCCTCCAGATCCTCCATGCCGTGCCGCACGGCGAGACGGATCACCCCGTAGAGGAAGACCAGGCCGAAGACGTAGAGCAGCACGGTGGCGACGAAGAGCAGCATGGCGTCACGGTAGGCAGAGGCCGAATCCGCGCCCGGCTCATCTTCGGTCCGGTCCCCCGTACGTGTCGGCCAGGTATTCCGCCCAGGTCCGCCGTCCGGTCGGCGTGACGCTCGTGGTCAGGCCGCCCGCCCGCAGTTCCCGGCCCAGCCGCCCCGGCAGGCGCACCGGCAGCAGCGGACGGTACGACCGCCGGGCCGCCCGCCAGGCCCGTACCGCCTCGTCGAAGCGGAGCACCTGCGGGCCGCCGTACTCCTCGATCCCGGTCAGCGGTCCGGTGCCGAGCCGCTCCGCGAGGCGGACGGCCACCTCGTGCGGGTCGACCGGCTGGGCCAGCACCGCCGGGTCACCCGGCACCGGACCCAGCCGACCAACGGCGCGCAGCAGCCGGTCCAGGAACGCCGGGAACTGGGTGGCCCGCAGCACCGTCCACGGCACCGGGCCGGCCGCCAGCACCTGCTCCGCCGCCAGCTTGTGCCGGTAGTACGGGACCGGTACCCGGTCCACGCCGACGATCGAGACGTACAGCAGGTGGCCCACCCCGGCGCCCGCGGCGGCCAGTGCCAGCC
Above is a window of Micromonospora rifamycinica DNA encoding:
- a CDS encoding DUF7144 family membrane protein encodes the protein MTVRQRNRSLLLAGGLLLGAGAFDLLAGIGDVGSGDVYASLDADGLVFYDLTSWAWLHVASGVLLVVTGLAVASGRRRWVTAALVVGAVVVVVHLLFAPYHPIEALIVVGLTLAAARLVVRHRRAERRDPPVRTAGRPSR
- a CDS encoding TetR/AcrR family transcriptional regulator, with the protein product MTARRSDATRAAILTAARQRFAADGYERATIRAIAADARIDPSMVMRYYGSKEGLFAAAAEFDLRLPDLTDQPTDQLGEVLVRHFLDRWEGDGTLVALLRTAATNQGAADRMRAVFTDQLGAAVAAVVPDPAQAPRRAGLVASQMLGLALTRYVLRLPPVVDTPPADLVTWLAPTVHRYLRAPT
- a CDS encoding SufE family protein; translation: MSEMPTRLAEIVEEFADAPRDVVLEMLLEYADVIPPLPAGVDRDDLEQVPECQTAFFLKAEVNPDGTVTTVFDCPPEAPTTRAFAGILAEGLAGASAEQVLAVPDDLYQRMGLAQAISPLRVRGGTAILTRLKRQVREQAG
- a CDS encoding helix-turn-helix domain-containing protein, with translation MESEPTAELIRAQLRRLRLHAELSQEEFGKLVHFSGSQISAIELGQRPFDRLFLKRADEVLTTGGLLTSLLRLAERYSQPNWFRPWLEAERQAQQLWCYHPTLVPGLLQTENYARAVIRADDMLSDDEVERRLAVRLDRQNVLTRSQPPKLIAVIEEAVLRRADESFRGLMVQQIAHLLECIDQPNVSIHVIPAEVSTHVGLAGPFTLALGNDSGWVGYLENQLDGTTIDKDGELTILIARWESVRSEALPHNQSALLMKEVMTSWS
- a CDS encoding class I SAM-dependent DNA methyltransferase; translation: MRQDEIWDAEAARHYDTPGTGMFAAEVLGPTVDRLAALAGDGPALEFAIGTGRVAVPLAARGVPVTGIELSAPMIAQLRTKADAQTIPVVAGDMATAVAPGEYSLVYLVYNTVANLLTQAEQVACFRNAARHLGEGGRFVIELWVPELRKLPPGQQAVVWHSEPGYLGVDTYDVLNQHLVSHHFRFADSRQAELFRTPHRYVWPAELDLMAQLAGFTLESRHADWAGSEFTAESRSHVSVYRLP
- a CDS encoding DsbA family oxidoreductase → MEIEIYADVVCPWCYIGKRRLEQALASYDGEVTVRYRPFQLDPTPVTAPQPLLDALAAKFGGRERAEQMAGQVTRVAAGVGLTLNFDRAVSANTFDAHRLVRFADGHGRAGELVEALYRAHFTDGVDVGSPSALVTLATSAGLDETEVRDHLASDAGRREVAADLAAAHQLGVSSVPTFVLAGKYGVTGAQEPETLLAALTEVAQRESTP
- a CDS encoding DUF397 domain-containing protein; protein product: MELTGATWRKSTRSGNSECVEVADGLPGVVGVRDSKDPTGPVLTFDRRAWRSFVAATGNGVGTR
- a CDS encoding alpha/beta fold hydrolase, with translation MHRPRPRLLALCALAAVPPAIEAVVLVRLGFVAAEGLSSQVTAVWPYDTYHDLRWLYVYHDSWPDFLAVLLLLVGFRGVLTTGLVALAWPAGVARPRLRRLLVRNLGLSAVVTVLVAPWALISVAASVVALSWVLLASLLPMFLLAPFLQRAAVVAPWWRGLPSIALVGWSLLNLVVITVAGALCWSVPGWWTVPVALLAGVANGLLWERTVHVAVQTPRVRWSRVPVTPIAVLLALAVPLAIPALVQVVPAGVTIEQVVLGQRLPPDVRHAVIVLAGHGSAYDGAAPVDPNVERFSYRGLAGDGRPLPYRPVDTTRSLESGAALLENQVDRLHRRTGRPVALIGESEGAMLARTYLAQRPHPAVDTLVMFSPLIDAGRAYYPPPGADRGWGVVTGWQLRALLGAIRLVGVDDSGPDDPFIRSLLDDAPFYRNQLMCPVPGVRMLAFLPTTTATEAPPGEYTGIPVFQMPGVHGGLLGRSLVQDRLVHFLAGVPESRQRREYPLLQQLGAGWQAPPLAIRLNPAWDGRRQPDPSFTGRVCQPS
- a CDS encoding sulfurtransferase yields the protein MSVPSDPHPRLQSYADPQRLVTTEWLAEHLGDEGLVVVESDEDVLLYDTGHLPGAVKVDWHTELNDQVTRDYLDAESFAELCAAKGIGRDDTVVFYGDNFNWWAAYALWVFTLFGHADVRLLDGGRQKWIAEGRELTREKTVRPRADYPVPQRNDAPVRAYREQVMAHVAAGRPLVDVRSPGEYTGEMLHMPDYPQEGALRGGHIPGAVSKPWKSAANDDGTFKSADELRAIYTDQLGLSPADDVVAYCRIGERSSHTWFVLHHLLGFPQVRNYDGSWTEWGNLVRAPVVRGDQPGGLAG
- a CDS encoding FAD-dependent oxidoreductase, producing the protein MANVCWQRRWETLPAQTDVLVVGAGPTGLTVAATLARQGVEVTVVDRASVPPVTSRAAVVHAYTLEVLDRIGVTAPLVARGLRAARFTVRDRDRVLLTLGFGDLPSTYPYALLVSQSVTEAVLTERLAALGGQVHRPYQLTGLDHDGDRAVAGFADGTSVRARWVVGADGMHSTVRDLAGIGFGGPADVGESFLLADVRVSSALPRDEVALFLARPGPLVWAPLPDGVVRLVAAVADAPRDPDAARLQALLDERGPTRRPDRLTDVLWSSRFRVHHRIADRYRRGRVLLAGDAAHVHSPAGGQGMNLGICDAVALGAALGGVLAGHPDTLLDDYAASRRPLAEEVVGFAARLTRLATLPPAGRPLRDLALHAVSGMPPVRRRIALRLAGLQQRATTRHRGDERQAGRR
- a CDS encoding imidazolonepropionase-like domain-containing protein, coding for MHTLHTAPLLRRTVDDGGPLPGWAVLVDGDRIEALGPVEELTQAYPMVRVRRWPGTLGPALVHDGPLPPAPSPRERVHALLRVGVGAVLAAHLTDPAVRAAVTRNDVAVLDVARPPVLAAGDRADLAVFADDGRCLATIVAGRLVHRRA
- a CDS encoding SGNH/GDSL hydrolase family protein, with protein sequence MRWRSFVAVGDSFTEGMDDAYPDGTYRGWADLVATRLAAEVGPEFGYANLAIRGRLFPSVVAEQVPAALAMKPDLISFAAGGNDVLRRTFDPDALATRFDAVVGRLRSGGADVILFRFADVLARLPGQRLVSPRIALINRIIGEIAERHGAILIDLFTDDTYRLNPMLWSPDRLHLSAAGHRRVAAQVLTALGVGCDEEWLMVPEHPAATPWLSARAADLSWVGRHLAPWITRRLTGRSSGDTVTAKRPILGPVVD
- a CDS encoding CBS domain-containing protein, coding for MYRVSDVMTKQVVYLAVETTLDEAARVMKEADIGDVVVTDGSTLAGLLTDRDIVVRAVAECSDPTTTTIGSIITREVVMIEQHATAGEAVALMRERNIRRILVCDNERKLVGIVSLGDLAMQLDPSSALADISEAAPNS